The Pan troglodytes isolate AG18354 chromosome 19, NHGRI_mPanTro3-v2.0_pri, whole genome shotgun sequence region AATTGGTATCATATAATGTGACACTAATTAAActtattaatgatttttaaatactttaactTGTGTTTTGTTTGAATTTCAGGTAATAACTCTTTCCAatactttgtattttgtttagtatgcCACTTTTTGGAAGTGGTCACTGTCAATATCTTGTTATGGTTTGATGGCCTTGGAGATTTAAAACCGAGTAAAAGTGTAAGCAGTCTTTCTTATTTAGTTATGAGTTTTAAAACCACTTTTGTTCCAACTAGGAAAAAATGCAAGTAGATTTACCAtgaaatatgaattatatttaaaaaacatcttAACAGTTGACTGACTTAGTGAAACAGACTGGGCAGTTCCACTTATGGAATTGTAACATAAAATTCCATCATATAGTTTCCATTAAAGGTAGTAGGTTTTTATAATCTGTTAGACGTTCTTTGCAAACTTTATTAATGTGAatacatttgcttttttaaaaaaattaagtgaatttctaaagaaaatagaaattaacattttttaatttaaattttgctttatagtttaattttttagtatCATTTAGAATTATCAGTTATTTTACTATATCCATATATACCGTCCCAGTAACCTGTCattctctttaaagaaaaaagtattcattgTCCTCTTTAGATATTTACAAATATctgatttctaaaaaataaacatcacAAATGTCTATTCAATTAAGCTTCAGTTGAGTTGGTTTTTTCTCAGAATGATTAAGAATATAGCACTTTCATTAGTGGTGACTTTGCTCTAAAGGTCTGAAATTTTCACTTAAATTACTTTCAGAACCAGTTTGAGGCATCAGGCTAGAGACAGTTTGTTGTTTGTCATTCACTTATTCTGTAGACTCGCACTCCCCATAACTTTTGGTCCTTTCCAAAAGCAAATTCAATTTTATAAGATGAAGATTTGACTTTGAGATCATTCAAAAGAGTGTcagaggggccgggcacagtggctcatgcctgtaatcccagcacttcgggaggccaaggtgggtggatcacttgaggccaggagtttaagaccagctggccaacatggcaaacccctgtctctactaaaaatgcaaaaattagccaggcgtggtggtgcccgcctgtagtcccagctactcaggaggctgaggcacaattgcttgaacccaggaggcggaggctgcagtgagccgagatcacaccactgtactccagcctgggcaacagagtgagcctctgtctcaaaaaaaaaaaaaaagagggagaaagagaaagtcacAACATTTTGAACAATGTCAAATGTCATTGCTCTTTAGCATTCCAAAATGACAATTTGAAACATTAGGATATAAAAGTTTGGTATGATTGGTTAATTACTTTATAGTCATGCCCTATCTTTGATTTGTTAGACTTCCCATGCTTTAAATCTTGATATACGTAGGGCCTTTAAAATGGTCAACTAAAAAGTCACCATTCCTCTACGTTTTTTCGTGACTTGATTTGTAAAACACAGAATGGGATTACTGTTTTGCCATGCATCTGTATTTAGCAGATGATTACtagataataattataattttttatgttataaaaaagaaagtatataaaCTCAAAAAAGCTCACTTTTTTGTCTAAATTGTTTTTGCTCTTATACAATAGAATACATatttaagttgtatttttatttgcatttaataatttattaattaaatgtatttctttgtcaGATTTCAAATGATTGAGGTGACTTGTAAGAATTTGTTTTATGCCCTGTTGCTGATCAAATCATTGGTCTTCCCTATAGCTCCTTACAAAATTATGCAATCAGTGTTCCATTTGGAGTAAACATTTAGTGTCTTATCTTGATAGAGTAATTGGCTACATTTCTCTTTCTATGCATGAAGTTGTGTAAAAGGACCAATTCACATGTATAATTGGCAGAGAGCATGAATTCTGGACTTAACATTTTATCCCATTCTCACTACTTACTAATTGTATGACACTGGACAAGTTATTTagcttctcagcctcagtttcctcatctgaaaaaatgaggacaatatctacttccaggtttataaatagttatatatattttaaaagcactgTGCACAATAGCACATATCAGGCATttaagaataaatgtttgtttcctttcctgttcTTATTTTCACATATTGGTAGTTTGAGACTAAGTTAATAACTTTTTAGGCAGTCACCCTAAACATGACTTTCAAGAGTTATTTTAGGATTAGTCTGCCTTTTACTTTAGTAAGTACTGTATTCTCTCCATTGCCAGGAGGAATAtttgaaaaaggaaggaatgatTTGAACATTGTAAATAGCTAACTGAATATAGTGTCTTGAGGACATATTTTTGGTAACTGTGTTTAACATCTCCataaaagtgttttttatttatcttcaatCACAGGTATGGGAACCTTAAAGATAGATTTTGTTGGAGAGCTGAATGACAAAATGAAAGGTTTCTATAGAAGTAAGTATACTACCCCTTCTGGAGAAGTGCGCTATGCTGCTGTAACACAGTTTGAGGTATGGGTTATTCTtctctaaaatattattattcttaaatTAGGCATTCGGACAAAGCTGTGTTTTATTATGTGGGGTGATTATTTGAGGCTAGGTGCCCTTGGCCATGATTGTATtcacaattttagaatttttattttatatttagccaTTATCTCTATAGAAAGGAGGGAATTAAGGGTATGGGTTGGGGAATGATTATATACAGTTATACACACAGACACTCAAACACACGACACATTTTGATACCTGAATTGCCTATATACTGTGTACCTTTCTTAAAATCATTCTCTTAGTATTTGACACCTATGGCTTTTCCTACAGTATTATTAGCTGTTTTCTAGAATTCCTTTCCTTCTTTGACATCTTTTGTTTATCTTACTGTAGTATCTGTgctgtctttgattttttttctctgtttgtgtgtgtgtgtgtgtgtgtgtgtgtgtgtacacatatatatatacacacacatacatatatttgctGTCCTACGTAGGCCAGgatgatttttatttgtcaagtatttgcaaattacataaaTTGTTTTGAATCTGCTAGTCGTATTTTTAAGTGTTAAatctaattaaatttatttctataaatttcagTATGGATAAAGAAACAATTCGTGATATCCATTCTTATGTTTCTGCCCATATCCCTatattgtttgcttgtttgggATAACCTAAAATTTTTTATCCAGTTTACTACTAATTTGTTTTACCTGATGTATCTTCTCTTTCAATAATTTTATGTTACCTTCTGTTTAGAATAATATTTGCCACAGATATTTAGGTTTAATTCTGTGTTTGAATGATTCCAATGCCTTTCTCTACCCACTTTGAACACTTCATCCTGGAATGGTTGGCTGATGTATGTctctaaacaatttttttttaggagaAGGTATGTGGGTAATGTAATTCCTAAacctttgcttttctgaaaaatcTTTCATTTGCCTTTATACATGACCAGATTTACTGGGTATATAGATTTGTTGatgaaaaaaggtaaaaagagcAACTTTTGACATCCAGAGGTTGTCTGGCACTCACAGCTAGCCCATGTTATTCTCCCTATTAGACATAATATTACAGAATACCAACTTTAGACAAGGCTACTTGAGACCATAataaagtgagacaaaacaaggGATCCATAATTTTGCCTAGGTACAGTACATACAGGATCACTATGCTACCCGCAAAATATCAAACATCTCCATCTCTCAGTTAAAATGAGTGACTACTGCTTCTTTACCAATTACGGTTTTAGATTTGCTCTAGTCTGGCCTCCGTATAGATAAGATTTATTGAGATACGTACCCATAGAATTGCCTCATAGGACTTCTTGCAGCACTCAATCTAGAGTGAATCCCTGTTTACTTAGACCCTCTTCCAAATCATGTAAACCAAATCCCAAATCGTATAGTGGGTTCTTTCTTACATTCTTATGGAGACACCAGGGGTTCCCTATGGTGTGAGTTCTCTCTTGCCATGAGTAATAGGCCCAGCTCATTCAATTGTAAGAGTAGTACAATCAGCTTACAATTTTTCACTTTCAAAAGTCTGTGAATATTGTTTCCAAAGTCTTCTACATCTCACTTTTTCAAGAGGAGGGGTCACAGACTaaaatgtttcttcttcctttgtaGGTAAGATGTTGTTtcgttttgctttattttcttcctgcttgCTTGTTAAATTATATCTTGATATCGaaaattaaactgttttttaaacCAGGTGTTcacttttcattgatttttgcataGTACTTGGTGAACCCTATTGATTTTTAGATTCAGGTAATTTTTCAGTGTGAAAGAGTTTTTCTGTTACATCTTCACTGtgatatccattccattcccttctcagTTAATACTCAGTTTAGCTCTAGTATCTGTCTCTCAAATTATGTTTAATTGCTTTTATCACTTTGTCCTTTAGATATTTTCAAACTTAAATCTTGTTATCTATGTCATTAATTTCCTTTAGTATAAATTCATTTCTCTACTGCTGCTGCTTCTAATTTAAATGCTTCTGTGCTGCCATTTCTTTCCTTATACTCTCCCTTCTTTTCAGATgtcttttttattcattgatagaattcattatttatttaatgtttttgagaGTGTAGTCAGCCAAGTTTCTTCTACctctttggtttgtttgtttgtttgtttgtttgttttttagtcggagccttgctctgtcgcccaagctggagtgcagtggtgcaatcttggctcactgcaacctccgcttcccaggttcgagccattctcctgcctcagcctcctgagtagctgggattacaggcacgtgtcaccatgcctggcttatttttgtatttttagtagagacggggtttcaccatgttgaccaggctggtctcgaactcctgacctcaggtgatccgcccacctcggcctcgcaaagtgctggaattacaagcatgagccactgcacccagcctgttgtttctttttatgatACAGAATCTTGTCATTGGTTccattttatttactaaataaatggaaaattctgtTTACTAAAGTGTCTTTCCTTTATAACTGATACCCTGCAGAACCCCtaagttttattttgctttcataagtttgctcttttttaaatttttaatgaaagagTAAGGACTCAAGTAGGTCAAGTGGCGGCAGTTTTATGTGTAGCATATGGAAGTGCCATTAAATGAATGACCTGTCTTGAATTGATAGAGCATCTGTCTTTATTCCCATTGCTGCCATTCCAGATAAAGAACAAAGCACATCAAAGATtgaggatatttttatttttaattcaaaaataaaagccaGAGAGGCAACTTACCATGCTTTCCCAACTTTGAATTCTTATAGCATACTCTTTACTGTTCTGTGCTCTGTGTTGTGTTAACATTATTGATTTGAAGGCATTTGCATTAAgtttgaaatgttaaaatgtaaacaaaaatttagttgtaaataattataatatattgttaaaatcCATAGCAGACACTGTTCCTGGATATTTGCTGGAATGGCAGTGGTAGCAAGTGTTGTCTTTTCTTTCTAGTTAATGCCTAGCTTGTTGCCTGGCACTGAagagaaagtaaatatttgatcaagggaatgaatgaatgacagaggGAAATGGCGACTGCTTTATGAAATAACTTGTTAGGTTAATTCTAaggtatttatatttcatattcttttcttAAGGCTACTGATGCCCGAAGGGCTTTTCCTTGCTGGGATGAGCCTGCTATCAAAGCAACTTTTGATATCTCATTGATTGTTCCTAAAGACAGAGTAGCTTTATCAAACAtggtatgtatgtgtttataagtTTATCTAAAATTCTAATAGGCTTTAGCAGATTTAGTTTGCTGATTAGATGGGATAATATGAAACCACCTACCACAGTGCTGGTATATTATAGGAAcataaatattagttttctttattttcaataagcctctttttctttcttttttttctttttttctgtagagttggggtctcattatgttgcccaggctggtctcaaactcctggggtcaatctgtcttcctgcctcagcctcccaaagtgctgggattacaggcatgagccaccatgcccagccaagacctCTTTTTCTTGATAGCTTTATTTTTGGAGGATTTTCTCCTTGTCAAATTCCttgttaaatacatttataagatTATCTACTTCTTTTAATTTAGAGAGATAAATTGACAAGTTTAATAGATTTATAGTAACTAAAAGCAAAAGTCTtgggctggatatggtggcttacacctgtcatcccagcactttgggaagtcaagttaggcagatcgcttgaggtcaggagttgaagaccagcctggccaacatggtgaaatcctgtccttactaaaaatacaaaaattatctgagtgtggttgcacacacctgtagtcccagctagttgggaggctgaggtgggaggatcacttgaacccaggaagcggaggttgtagtgagctgagatcacaccactgcactccagcctgggtgacagagccagaccctatctcagaaaagaaaagaacaaaaaagaaaaaggtcttGACTTATTAAATGTCATAAGAaagccaggtacagtgactcttgcttgtaatctcagtgctttgggaggctaaggcaggaggattgcttgaggccaggagtttgacaccagtctgggcaacatagtgagacctcatttctacaaaagatttaaaacttaaaagttagccaggtatggtggcaggtgtctgtaatcctaactacttgggaggctaatgtgggaggatCTCTCGAACTTACgagtttgaggctacagggagcatgattgcgccactgtattccagcctgggtgacagaacaagaccccatctcttaaaaaaaaaaaaaaggccaggcatggtggctcatgcctgtaatcccagcacttcaggaggctgaggcaggtggatcatttgaggccaggagttcgagaccagcctggccaacatggtgaaaccccatctctactaaaaatacaaaaattagccagatatggtggcaggcacctgtaaccccagctacttgggaggctgaggcaggagaattgcttgaacctgggaggcggaggctgcagtgagttgagatcgtgccactccgctccagcctgggtgacagagcaagactccatctcgggggaaaaaaaaaaaaaaggttgcaacagagcaagaccctgtctctatgtttttaaaaagttcaaaaaattcaaaagatgtaGCTGCGTAATGAAGTATATTTAGGTTTCTGGCTGTTTGTATTCTTGGAATGTATTCTCTTCACCAGTGTTATTGATCTCATTCATGAACAGGGTAAGCATTCCCCACTTGAAGTGTGTTGTCTAGGACTGTCTTGTGTGGGGAACTTGGAAAAACCTGCTGCACCTGAAAATAActcttttatgtatttactgGGGGAGAGCAAGCATCCCATAAATAGAATGTCATTCTCTTCACACATATTCTTAGAAGAGGAGGCTAATATATTAAACGGAAATATTCATTCACACTTTAGTATGAGTGAATTTATCAGTGTGTTCTTGAATAAGTCTTCCTTGGAAGGAAGAATAGAGAGAGCTTGAGGAAATGGAGCCTGAATAGGAAAAAGAGGGAGAACACCAAAGGAAATTAGGGACTCCAAAGGTAAAGTTGAAATTTCTTCACAAATAAGCTTAGAGCCAACTTTGGTAGAGAATGCCCTCGATCTAGAAGTTTGTATCCTTTGAAATGGGAGATTCtacaattatattatattttatttatttatttttgagaaggagtctcgctgtgtcgcccaggctggagtgcagtggtgtgatcccagctcactgcaagctccgcctccctggttcacgccattctcctgcctcagcctcccgagtagctgggattacaggcaccccccaccatgcctggctaatgttttgtatttttagtagagacggggtttcaccatgttagccaggatggtcttgatctcctgaccttgtgattcgcccgcctaagcctcccaaagtgctgggattacaggcgtgagccaccgcgcctggcccctattttatttttattaatagtcgTTTTCTCCTAAACGTATGTCAGTTGAAAAGTATGAAGCCCTTACTTAAATCATCCCAATGCCTGGCTTATAATAAGTATTCGAGAAAAGTCCATTCCTCTTTTCTCTCACAGGTCCTTGGTAGTTTTAACACTTCAGCCTCCAGCTTCTTAGTATGAGTGTTTTATCAGACCACTTTCCTCCTTAAAGACAGCATAAAAGCACTGGATGAATTGGGGTAGAGAAATAAGCCATGCTAGAATAGAAAGGGGGAAAGAGATGCAATAAAGCCTACAGTTTTTGGCTGGTATTTGCTCTATGGTATTAATGTAAacctatttaaatttttcttttttttctttcttaaagaatgtaattgacCGGAAACCATACCCTGATGATGAAAATTTAGTGGAAGTGAAGTTTGCCCGCACACCTGTTACGTCTACATATCTGGTGGCATTTGTTGTGGGTGAATATGactttgtagaaacaaggtcaaAAGATGGTGTGTGTGTCCGTGTTTACACTCCTGTTGGCAAAGCAGAGCAAGGAAAATTTGCGTTAGAGGTAAATGTACTTGAAGAGGATTGTTCCAACAGTCCATAACTCCAGGTTGGGGAATTTACATTTCTGGTCAATTATTAGTAcagttatttataatttaatctgAAAGTTGTGCTacttggtttatttttaatagaatttagGAAATGCCAGCCTTGGTGTTTcgttattttacaaaataattaagaGAATGTAAGAGTGGAATTTCTCTAGGGAATGGGTTGGAAAATATGTAGTTATATTTTTCATATCAAGTTATAAATGGATTAAAGTTTGGCCATTGTATTCAAAGTTTGGAGCTAAGGCAGTCTTCGGAGGTAGGGCTCCCCAGGATTCATTTCTAGTAATTTAAGATACATTGGCTTGCAACAGGATTCCTTTGTGGGTTTCAATATGAattataataacatatttattagATGGTTATTTTGTTTATACTTTTATAGGTTGCTGCTAAAACCTTGCCTTTTTATAAGGACTACTTCAATGTTCCTTATCCTCTACCTAAAATTGATCTCATTGCTATTGCAGACTTTGCAGCTGGTaaagtaaatttcattttattgctgaattgtaataactttttaaaattttgtgactTTTGATgcaagagtatatatatatatatatatatatatatatatatatatctcaataaatgtttatgtttattttgtgaaGGTGCCATGGAGAACTGGGACCTTGTTACTTATAGATATGTTAATGATGTATTACCCTGCCTTATCTTTTCAAATCACTGATTTCAAAAGGGCTTCCCTCCTAATCACAGTTGAGTAGCTTCTGCTTTACGATATGGTGTAAATTTTTCTACCTTCCCCCACTTCCACGCACATTTCAAGAATGCAGATGGACACCTCTCCCTTTGGTGCTACTGTCTGAGGGTGTAAGATTTTAAAGTGAGCATCTGGCGGTAGTAGCATTTTTAGATATATTCTTGGCTAAGTTTCTCATTGCAGTGCCTTTCTTTCCTGCCAGTAGTTTCATAGCTATTTATCCAGCTTGGAGAACCTTCCCTAATTTCATATCTTCTAGCCAAGTGTTTACATGTCTGTCACCACAACATAAACATGTGAGTtgaataacttttaaaagcaGAGTCTGTCTGTAAACAAGTTTTTGCCTTCTACTTTCAATTGCCTTCTTAGATGAGCTAAGTGTTGGACAGCCGGCTCAGTGCTGTTTTTGGGACTATGGAATGCATCTTCCTCCACCACTCCCCTCATTTAATGGAAGgactttcttctctctccatctAGCACAGTAATCGCTAATCCCTTAGATAATGTTTTCCCAAAATTTCAGGCAGCTATTCTATCAACAAACTGATAATTAAACTTGTGTCACATCTTTGATATTCTGTTGTATTAATTCTGTTGGGGTAGTCTTTAATCTTCGTGAAACTTTTTCTTCCATATTAGGAAGTATTTTCCTAATATCTCTAAAGCCTAACTTGTCCATCTGACTTACTGTCTGAATCTTCCCAACTTATGCATGCCCacttttattgtttaaatttgtttctttttttttttttttaaacatagggAGACTGCATTGCTTATTGATGCAAAAAATTCCTGTTCTTCATCCCGCCAGTGGGTTGCTCTGGTTGTGGGACATGAACTCGCCCATCAATAGT contains the following coding sequences:
- the LOC745883 gene encoding puromycin-sensitive aminopeptidase-like protein isoform X6 — its product is MWLAAAAPSLARRLLFLGPSPLPLLLLVFSRSSRRRRRLHSLGLAAMPEKRPFERLPADVSPINCSLCLKPDLLDFTFEGKLEAAAQVRQATNQIVMNCADIDIITASYAPEGDEEIHATGFNYQNEDEKVTLSFPSTLQTGMGTLKIDFVGELNDKMKGFYRSKYTTPSGEVRYAAVTQFEATDARRAFPCWDEPAIKATFDISLIVPKDRVALSNMNVIDRKPYPDDENLVEVKFARTPVTSTYLVAFVVGEYDFVETRSKDGVCVRVYTPVGKAEQGKFALEVAAKTLPFYKDYFNVPYPLPKIDLIAIADFAAGAMENWDLVTYRYVNDVLPCLIFSNH